The DNA region TAATCAGTTTGCATAACAATCTATTCTTGCACCTGCAAAATTAAGACATCTATCCCGTGAGaatctgtggtggtgttcacagggtcCCAGGACAAGagaagagacgagaatgttgactccatgtttcagaaggcttgatttattttatgatatatattatattaaaactatactaaaagaatagaagaaaggatttcatcagaaggcttgcaaggaaaggaaagaatggaatgataataaaatcttgtgactgaccgagaCGGTTCAATatagctggactgtgattggccattaattaaaaaccacCACAtaagaccaatcaaagatgcacctgttgcatcccacagcagcagataattattgtttacattttgttcctgaggcctctcagcttctcaggagaaaaaatcctgaggaaaggatttttcataaaacatgtctatGACAAAAATCCATGAAGAAAGAATGTAAACacatccagaaagaaaaaagtttagTGGATGTGTACACTAGCCTTTACCAACCAATGAACTGAATTTCATTGTGTTGCTGGCCAACTAAATTCAAACATGATGCCTTCTGATACCATATAAAAATGAGCTTTGTGCAATAAAAATTGGGCTATTCTGCACAAAGAAACAGGTGTCTTGTCTGTATCAATTGCAACAAAAGCCTTGAGATTTTTGGCTTTGATTCTAGTTCTAGGGATGCAATGAGCCTTGCTGCAATGATAGGTGTTCGTTCTCACAAAGGGACTGACACACCAGACTGGAGAGCTCAGAGATGGTGCTTTTTCTGCCCAGGGGAGGTAAAGGCCAGGACCTTTCTGGCCCCACACCTTTTTTGTGGGATCAGTCCCTGAATGTGTTCAAATTTTGGTGCCTTCCCTTCCTAGGGGAGGAAAACACCCAGGCCCAGGGTTGGTGGGGAAGATGTTAGGCCCAGGGGAGGTAAAGGCCACTGACAgctttctgcagtgctctgcagtCTCCACAGCGCTCTCAGGGTCCTCATCAGGGCTCCCAGTGCCTCTTCCATTGCTCCCTGtctcctgcactgctctccagTGCTCCTCCTTCCAATGTTCCCCACTGTCTCCACTTGGATGGTGGCAATTTGCTGGGCAGTGACATCCCAGCAGGCATCAATGGTCCTATGGGTGATCATTGCTCCTCAGGCACCTCTCTCTCTTGGTTCCATATCACCTGTGCCAGGAAATGCACTCTGGAGCTCTCCCAGATGTCTGGATTCTCCTCCTGTCAGATACCAGGGGAAGGTGGGAGGCCTAGGGGCTGGTACAGGTCCCCATGAGGACCAGGGCTTGCGAAGGAGCCTCACCTACTTCTTCCTCCTGAAAAGCAGGTACCTGCAAACATGGCACCCACCTTGGGCTATTCTGCTGCTCAGTCCCACCATGAGCAGGAGGCAAAGACACAAAGCCACTTTCTCACCCTCCTGAAGAGCCCGTGTCTCCCCATGAGGCCCCCCTCCTCGTCCCAGTCCCCGTGGTCCCAACCATTTCACAGCTTCATCACCAGGCCTAGACCACTCAGTCCAGGTGGGAACAGAGGTATTTATTTTGTATCCACAGGTGGACCTCAGCAGGTGAGcagcctcccagccccatcaccagcagcctctgctgcagacacagctccagccccagcccttcaTGCACTGgaccagcacctggagctgaggtgagaggaagagagagaaagagaggcaTCCGATCAAACAGGCAGGCAGAAGGCAGAGAATTTCTGTAGGATTGGCTCAGGCCACCTGAGATCAGCTCACATTAAGGTGTCCATGGAGATGCCTCTGGTGATTTCCCAGCCCATGAGAAGGTCCCTGATGCACCCCCCTGGTGCAGCTGAGCCAAAGCCAGGTTGGCCTGAGACCTTGGGTGTCTCATACAGGTGTCCCCACTCAGGACAAGGTGTTGTGGGGTAGGACTCTGCCAGGGAAGGACATGCTCTCAGGTTTGGGAAGGGGATGGCCTGCCATCAAGGTCCCTCTGTCTTCAGCCAGGACTTTCTGTCCCGCATGGGAAGCCGATGTTAGGTGTCCAGGTGGGTGCCAGGGGAGTCCAGCCCACAGGCAGCCTCCAGATCCCGCCGTCCCCGGGGCTTCTTCAGCAGAGGAACATGGGAAAATCCATTCCTATGGAGTTACCTGCAGaactgcctctgctgctcctgccgcCGCCGGTTGTTCTCAGCCAAAAACATGAAGATGTTCCTCCGTGTCTGATGTGGCTCCAGCCCATGGAGCACCTGGATGGCTCGTGGGGAAAGGTGTCTGCAACAACAGGGAATCatcatcccagagctgccagctgcctctcccctcaccccaccctgtgcccacaCAGTCCCACATCCACCCACCTGGTCCTGCATTCACCCACCTGGTCCCAGGCTGGAATCTCTCTGCTATTTTCTCTTTGGGGAGGGGGGTTCCAGCTGTCCCCCACCTCCCAGTGACCCCCTTTCTTGGGGGCTGGGATGGACGATGTGGAGCCCAAGCACCTCCAACGCCAAGTATCTGCCAAGGAGGGGACACTCTCAGCAAACCAGAGATACCACTTCTCAGGGGGCCCCTGGATATGTGGGAGCCAGGAGACTTGGCACCCCCCCATGACTGATGGCTGCTTTTGCCCCACAGAGTTCTCCCTTGCGGGACAAGTAGGCAAATCGCTGCCCTGCACCTGGGTGACCCCCAACTGCACCCCTGGGATGCCCATCTCTTTGAGTCCTAAGAGTCCCCCTTGAAGCCCCAAAATACCCTAACCCCATCTGAGACCCCTCTCTTAATCTGGGTCCCCAGGGACTCCTATCACCTGAGGTCCTAAGAGTCCCCCCACAGAGACTACCCCCAAACTAGCCCAGGAGTGCCCAAAAGCCCCCTGGGACACCCTAAGCCCTCAAGAAACATCCAGCCCCTCTCCAAGGGACCTGTCCCATGCCTCATTAGTCCTTTGTGGTCCCTCCTGACCTCCAATTCCACCCTCTGTGCCCCTGTCCCAGAGGGGTTCTATGTCCAGCCAGGGTGACCTGACACAGAGGATCTCTGCCCCTACCTGCAGCATCTGTTGgtcctccccagcagcccaggtttCCCATGCTGCCCATTCCACCTTCTGTTCTCTCCAGTGGGAATTCCCATGCTCCCATCCTGCATACAGCTGCCAGACCTCCTGGAGGTGTCAGGCGTGATTAGTCTCAGCTTTGGAGGGGCTTCCTTCAGGTCTCATCCATTTGGTACATACCTGCAGTGCTCTCTGGCAGTTCTCAGAAGCCAGGAGTGTGATGTCAGGCCTGGCTGAAGGAGCTAACTCCTGCCTACCTGCCTCCCTCATCCTCGGAGAGCTGGCTGGGCATGGGGTGAGCACGCTGCAAAAATACCAGCAGTCATCAGTATGAGCATGGGGCAGATAGGGAACCTGTTTCCCTTGGGACCAAAACACCACAGGTGTTCAGGAGAAGTCAGGAGCTAGGGTTGTTCCCATGGACCTTCCCAAGTTGCTACACAGTCCAAGTGTCTGAGGGGGATTTCACCCAGGGTGCAAGGATCCCTCCAAACCATTCCCACAAGAGTTTCACCTGGCAGGTGGCTTTGACCTTGGCTCTTGCTGCCTTGTGCCTGGCCTCTGGTACAGCAGTGCaaggagggaaaacttcccagGATGCTCTTGTTCCCCTGAGAAAGGAGGAAGCTCTTGGGAGCAGTCTGTAAGGTTGTATGGTCACAGATGTGATCACTCCATgtgtgacagagcagcaggaacccATTCCATACCTGTTCTGACACTGTATTTCTCTGCAGCCTTTGTATGTTGGGTGGAAAAAGCATCAGACACAACAAGCTGGAACCTGGACTCACAGAATGACAATATCCAGAATTGGAAGGAGCCCACGAGAATAAGTGAGGCCAACTCCAGAAGCAAATGATGCCACAGGCCTGAGAAATGGCAGACCCCACACTCTGCAGGCAATGAAGGAACCAGAAAATCAACAAGGAAATGCACTCACCTGGGGAACATGTGGGCCTGTGCAGCCTGCACACCCTGAGCAGTGGTCACTTCATTGTTGACACCAGAACCTGGCGTACTTAGCCTCTGCAGAGTGACAGGGAGCTGTCAGGAGATTTCCATGGAGAAAGCAGACCGGTCTCCTGCTCCTATAGGAGCCATTTCTCCTAACTCCTCTTCCCAAATCTCATTCATGAACATCATGGAATCAAAGAACCAATAAGAAGAACCCTTGGAGGCCAACAAGTCCAACAGTGGCCACATCCACATATCtcttaaatccctccagggatgatgagtccaccactgccctgggcagcctgttacatgaagaaattttccctaaaatcccacctaagcctctcctggtgcaatTTGTCTTCTGTTATCTGGGAGAACAGGCTGACCCCACCTGGCCTCACTCTTCTTTCATGCAGATGCAGAGAGCAAAAAAGGTCCCCTctaagcctccttttcttcGGGCTCAGcctccacagctgctcctcatgagACTTGTGCTTCAGACCCTTTCCCAGCCtctctgcccttctctgggcacTCTCCAGCACTTCAATGCCCCCAGATTCCAGCTCACcgtgagcagcagagccacccaGGTGTCCTGACTCTCCAGTCCTGCAATGCAGCTGCAGTGGAATTGCATGCACAAGACATTGTCCTGGCAGGACAGGATGCCAATATTCTCAAAGGCAAATGCGGGGTGATGTCTGTCCCTCAGCTGGAAGGAGTACAAGAGAATGGTCTCCTCCACACAGCCCCTCACCAAGTCGGGCGGGAGGGAATTGGTCTGGGACAGCCACCAGTAATCCAGTGGCATGATCATGATGTCACCTGCAAAGAGGAGAGTATTGTCACTACCAAGCTGAGCAAATTTTCACGTGAGATTAATGGCAAAATGTCAGAAAGACAGGTTTAGTTTGGGGGCAACTCAAGCTGTCCAACTTTGGAGGCAATTTTCCCCTGCCGCATAGAGCAGAGTGCACACAGTCCCCCCAAATGTGGAGCTAGATCCCTTCTCACCAGGAATCATCACTGTTGGGAAGACCAGCTCCTGTAGACAGGACATGTCCATGTCCAGCTGGAACACGGGTCTTCGAACCACATACACCTCTTCTGTGCTGTTGATTTGCTCAGGGACCACAGCAAAGGTCCCAAGACCTGGGACAAGGACACCCTGcccaggaagaaaacaaaacagttgaGATAGCTGTCACATCCCAGACCCTTGAATCCAGGGGTTAAACTCAAGGTTCCTTTAGTCTAGCTGGTGCAAAGGAGAAATCCCCACCAGCTATTCTCAATAGGtgaaaaatcacacaaaaggcaaaaatataGAAAACTAAGGAAATTTTggcaaaggaataaaaaaactAACAAATTCAACATAAAACCACTTATGAATCATCCCATTACTTATCATTTACCCCAAAAGGTTCCACGAAAAGAGGATTAgaaggagagacagaaaagTTACAGCAAAACACACATATAGCTACCAGCTCCTGGGTTCCCCCAGAGTCCCAGACAAGGCACAGTTCACATGCTGGCTACCTTGTGGTCAGCCTGTTTTAAGTCCTTGGTGAGACTGCTGATAGGTGCTATGATTGACAGCCCacctgggggctgggggcaggacagggctctgCTTCACTATGCAAAGCCTGGCCTGCCCCTCCCACCAGACAAAGACCCTGGCATTACAAGTGCAAGATGTCTCGAGACATTGTTCTAATCCAGACTCTgacaaaaggaaatgtgaaaacTGTAGGAAAACCACATGTTCTTCACTTTTTTACTTTCCCTCttcaaaatattcacaaaaatTCCTCGGCTAAAGAAGAACCCAAGCCATTCCAACCCAGGGAAAGATTCCAAGGGATGATCATTGGCATAGACCCAGCAGAATCCTCCTGTATCTCTCTGCTAGGTCTCTCCACCCCTGGACGATCAGGGCACACTAAGATGAGTTCTCCAGCGTGGTGCCATGATGCTTGGTGAGGGGGACCACAGGGGTCCAAGACACCAGCCAACCTTGTCCAGCTTCATCTGTCCTAGGATGTAGGCAGACACGACATCCCAGATGGCCACCACCTCTGGAAAATACCAGAAAGAGCCATCAAGTTGCACTCGTGGCATTTTGGGGAGCTCTGTGGAGTGATAGATGGGGCTGACAAAGAGCCTGGACTAGACTGTGCCCCTGGTTCTACTCCCCAAGGGAGTTGAGTTCTCTCTCTactccccaggcagggctggggcagaacTGGGAATGTGAAAAGTCCTCAGAACCAGGGCTATGATCATCTAACCCCCAAAAGGAGATGGCAACCCAAGATCCAGCTGGTTCCTGAGAGCCCAGTAGGAGCTGTCAGACCTCCAATAAGAGCTAGAACCTCAAGAGGTCAGAGCTCCCACAGCTCAGAAGCTAGCCCTGGTAGGGGGACATGTTGTGCCCATGGGaccctcagagcagccccagccctgtccaaccctCCTTCTGGCCCCTGGGGGCTCCCAAAACCCTTACCTTTGGTGGAGAGATGCAAAAGTGTAGGGAACAAATAACTCTGCTTCTTGCTGATGCTGATGGTGCAGCACCCCTCCATCTCCGatcagcccctgccctgcctgtccctgaggGCCCTCCCATTAAAGCTCCCACACCCACCAAAACAGCCCCCCAACCCTacaggcagtgcccagcagcccccacTTGTCACCATGGGGGGTGCCACCTTGTGATGTCACTGGTAGACTGGGGAGGTGCATTGTGATGTCAGGAGAAAGATGGCGCCTTGGAGATGGGGGAGGGGGGTTGTGGCAGGAAGAGCCCATCCTGGCCCACCTCAGGTGTTGCCAGGTGTCAAGAggtgccactgctgctgagctgggctgcctTCCTAGAGAAAATCATAGCTAATAACcaaaataaacatataaaatagaaatgaataaataatatctattttaaaattatgagaaatctattttctgggctttttttttttttgctatgaaATATGACAGATTAAGGGTTTTTATCCTGGCTCAAACATTTCCAGAGATCCTCTAGGAAGTGGCATCTCTGGTTTGCTAAGGATGTTTCTGTTGCTATTGAGTTAGGGACAGCTGAAAGAAAGCAACATTTGACTCCATGCTCAGAAGGCAGAAGAGCAAACTTTATTAGAACTTTGTGgtattcacattctctgaacagagagagacataattctctctcccaggatttttcctggggaaggcagtgagaagctaagagaagagaaaatgatttttattcgctgctcctgttgtttggcacatgtggaatgtgttatggagagTGTTTATCAAAGGTGATGGTTGATTGGATTGATTGTCCAGTTGGGTGAAAGCTGTGTTGTGGCTATCTCCAGACAGTCATGGGGTTTTCTTGAGtatctctttagtatagttatagtatTGTATCAATGTAATATAGAATAgcttaataaataatttcttcagccTTCTaaaatcatggagtcagagcacattattTCTACGTCGGGGCTGCCCTGCACCAGTAGAACTTCACATTTTTATAGGCAAAATCGTTCACCTAGAATTTCTGAGTTTTTACATCGCCTGAGAGACACAATGCGTCCCCATACACTATTAGATCCTGGATCCAAGATAGGGATACAGCAactaataaatttatttttagggcAATCTACGGGAGATATCAGGAGGAAACTTCAGAAATTCCAGGGACCAGAGGGAAGGAATTTGGAGGCCTTGCTAGATGAGGCATGGAGGGTTTTCAGCAATCAAGAAGAAGGACATAAGCAAGGGATGAGAAAGTTAATGGCAGTAGTACAAGAGGAAGGCAAAGGAAGGCAGAGACAAGGACCACCTAGGCAAGGACAACCCCGGCTGGGCAAAGATCAGTGTGCAAATTGCAGAAAATTTGGACACGGGAAAAACGAGTGCCCTGAactaaaaagaaatggaaaagggcACCAGGGAAGGGAGGTGGTGGTTGCTTGTACAAAAAGCAACTGCAGGGGACCAGGGGACCTTATCCCAGGGGATCCACTggttataaaaatgaaatgggggaaggaggaaaaagaggtGGAACTTATAGTGGACACAGGGGcaacattttcagttttaaataaaactttggTGCCAGTGGGGAATTAATATGTTAGGGTAAGGGGAGCAACTGGCCAATCTGAAATAGGATATTTTTGCAAGTCACTCATATACAAATATGGAAAACAGTGGGGCATCCATAAATTCTTATATATGCCCAATTCCCTGAATTCGCTCCTAGGGAGAGATTTATTGGAGAAGTTGGAGGCAactattttgtttaaaaatggagAGGTTACTCTGGAAGTTAATGAGCAAAAATACGTAGAAGTGCTGAGTTTAATATTGACAGCCATTAAAGCTAAAGAAGAAATTAGTGGGGAGATTCCGAATCAAGTGCTCCTGGGAGTATGAGCCTCCAATGTACCAGGGAGGGTGAAAAATGCACCACCAATATACATTAAGCTTAAGGGAGGAAAACAACGGGTTAGAATGAAACAGTATCCTTTGAGGaaagaagatggaaaaggaATTAGCCCGataattgaaattttttttgctgggGTTATTGAAGGAGTGCCAATCTGACTTCAACACTCCTATCCTGCCTGTCCGCAAACCTATGCGTCATACCGGGGCGTGCAGGGCTTATGGGCTGTTAGCAAGATAACTGAGGATCTCTACCCTGTGGTGGCTAACCTTGTTAATGTGTTTAGCACCAGAGCTAACTTGGTTTACTGCTTTAGACTTGAAGGATGGCTTCTTTTGCCTTCCTCTGCATGTAGCCAGACAGAAAATTTTTGCATTTAGTGGCAAAATTCCAAAAGTGGATGAAAAACTCAGCTCACATGGACAGTCCTACCCCAAAGACAAAAGAACTCGCCCACCCTGTTTGGATAACAACTTGTGAAGGATTTGGAATCCTGGGAAGCTCCACCAGGGAAAATACTGCACTATGTAGATGACATCCTAATAGCTACTCCTACAGAAGAAGGGTGCATGGCCTGGATGGTAAGCCTTCTAAACTTTTCGGGGCTGCATGGGTATAGAGTATCAAAGAAAAAGGCTCAGGTAGTAAAACAAAAGGAGATCTACCTGGGTTATGAGGTCAGTGCTGGATAATGGACTTTGGGGAAAGAACACATAGAATCAATATGCCAAACTCCGAAACCTCAAACAATAAAAGAGCTGAGAACCTTCCTGGACATGATGGGATGGTGCAGACTGTGGATTTACAACTACGGAGTACTTGTAAAACCTCTGTATTCACTCATTGCAAATGGAAGGAGAGAGCTCCAGTGGACAAAGGAAGCCACACATGTTGCGGCATGGCCGTTTTGCTCTTGTGTTTACAGGATTTAAGGTTTAAGTTGTACTTTAATGTTGTTTCTATATTCCGTTGCTATGTTCCAGTTTCCCCCCATATTTTGTTTAGAGTGGTTCTGTCTTAGGcttcctccccaccctcctcctTTGAGGTTAGCTGTCAATCCCCCGGTTGCCCTGGTTACTCCCGTCTTTTTTGTTACCGGTTTCCTGTCATTCCTTAAACCCCACCTTAGTTTCTACAGTTACCTCCCGACCCCTCCTATGTTACCATACCAACTTCCCTGCCCGTCACCCTCTGCCCACACCCATAGCCCAGAATCTTCTACTCCAAACCGAGGGTGATTGGGCAATCCCTTAAATCCCCACCCAAGCTCTCCCTTAATTAGTTGTTATGTTCTGTCAATTATGTTGTATTGTTCTGTTATTGGTCGGGGGGCGGGGTTTATTCCCCCCCCCACCTCCCTTTATAAGTTGTAACAGTCCCCGCCCTCGGGGGCAGATGCAGGCAGCTTCCCTCTGTACCTGTACCCCTTCCATCCTCAATAAACCCCCCACTGCTGAGACCTGCCTTGCCTCCTTGCCATCTTTCCTGCAACTTTCCTGCAACTTTCTTCGGAGCCAAGCATTGTGGATTTCTTCGGGCACAGGCTGCGGCAGCCTTCCCCTTTCGCTGGGAAGGGCTCAGTCTAGGCAGCTGTAAGCGCGGCTTTCACCAGATGGCTACGCAGCTGTCAGTAGAAGCTGCTGGCGTGCTGTGGCACTGGCTGGGCAATTCGTTTGGCACGCCGACACACACAGGCCCTCATGTCAGCTCCAGCTTTAAGACTTCCAGACATGAGTAAAccattctttctcttctctcatAAGAAATAGGGAATTGTCCTGGGAATACTGGC from Camarhynchus parvulus chromosome 15, STF_HiC, whole genome shotgun sequence includes:
- the CCDC81 gene encoding coiled-coil domain-containing protein 81; its protein translation is MQQETERRAGCKFFPQRPKLLSPPKAERARQGVLVPGLGTFAVVPEQINSTEEVYVVRRPVFQLDMDMSCLQELVFPTVMIPGDIMIMPLDYWWLSQTNSLPPDLVRGCVEETILLYSFQLRDRHHPAFAFENIGILSCQDNVLCMQFHCSCIAGLESQDTWVALLLTVSWNLGALKCWRVPREGQRGWERV